The Deltaproteobacteria bacterium genome includes the window CGCCGGCCAACCGTCCTCGGCCATCCGGCAATCCCACCGGGCCCTTGAAAAACCGTCCGCGATCGCCGCCGCCCATGTTCTTTCCCTCATGCACTCTTTTGAAAAAATAGGGTCGCTCCATTCTTCCCTGGCGGCCTTGGACAATCCAAACACCAGTCTGAAAGAAATCGGCGACCTCGTCACGCACGACCCCGTCCTGACCGCGCGTGTTCTCAAAACAGTCAACTCCCCTCTCTTCTATCTGGCCAGCGGGGTCAAATCCGTGCACACGGCGGTGACGATTCTGGGCGTGAACAATCTCAAAAACCTCATTTCCCTTGGGCTTCTTCCGCAAAAACTCTACACCAGCGCCCGGCAGCGCCGCATGTTCATGCACATCTGGCAACACATGAACACCACGGCCATCCTGGCCTCGCACATGGCCAAGACCCAACGCGGCCTGGACAGCGGCACCATGTACACCGCCGGCCTCATGCACGACGTCGGCAAGCTCGTCCTGTCCCTCATGCTTCCCGAAACCTGGCAGGACTACCCCCCGACCATCCGTGAGGAGCATGCCTTGCTCGCGGCCACGCATCTCTATGCCGGAAAAATCATCGCCGAAAATGGCCGCTTTCCGGAACAACTGCTTTTTCTGATCGAAAACCATCACCAGCCATCGATTCTTCCCGTGCAGCAATTACAGTGCAACGCGGAACAAGCCAAAAGCATGACCATTCTTTTTCTGGCCAACCAGATCGCCAAGCTCATCACCCCGGACGGAAATCCAAACGCCAATCCGGAACACCTGGAACAACTCGAACCCAGCTATCAGGAAATTTTGTCCAAGCGCGAAGCCCAGAAACTCCTGCTCGATCCGGGGCTGGCCAATGACGTCCTGACCAGCGTTCGCGTCGTGCGCGGCTCGCTCGGCTGACGTTTACGCCTCGGCCAGGGGCACCACCGCGAACGCGTCCACATCGACCACGCCCTTGTCCGTCAGACGCAGACGCGGAATGACGGGCA containing:
- a CDS encoding HDOD domain-containing protein; amino-acid sequence: MLFFLGAVALGALGLVASLYCHGHEITSQPKPRETTSRRTAPDQGHLSPDWEPFLLPALEHIYAGQPSSAIRQSHRALEKPSAIAAAHVLSLMHSFEKIGSLHSSLAALDNPNTSLKEIGDLVTHDPVLTARVLKTVNSPLFYLASGVKSVHTAVTILGVNNLKNLISLGLLPQKLYTSARQRRMFMHIWQHMNTTAILASHMAKTQRGLDSGTMYTAGLMHDVGKLVLSLMLPETWQDYPPTIREEHALLAATHLYAGKIIAENGRFPEQLLFLIENHHQPSILPVQQLQCNAEQAKSMTILFLANQIAKLITPDGNPNANPEHLEQLEPSYQEILSKREAQKLLLDPGLANDVLTSVRVVRGSLG